In a genomic window of Bacteroidales bacterium:
- a CDS encoding alpha/beta hydrolase translates to MPYYKYKDHNIFYEDQGSGPCLFFVHEWNSSSLSFRKLNLKYLVKKLRVICIDLPGYGYSEFVEGLQFDDFSNILIELIDYLKIQKCSLMGFCLGSTIILNFYQKFPERVKFLILIEPILKFPKILIPLLIPRFGVSVFKYVARHRLIFSLIGSQLIGADKSLNTHIFNGIGRNDPKISKLYLQLLFKKNNHYDFHTLNFDTQKNCICILGENTILLFKKNAAYLLNHFNIQNCFVLNGTRHFALIEQPVEISNIIFKYLT, encoded by the coding sequence ATGCCTTACTATAAATATAAAGATCATAATATTTTCTATGAAGACCAAGGATCAGGACCCTGTCTTTTTTTCGTTCACGAATGGAACTCTTCATCGTTATCATTCAGGAAACTTAACCTTAAATATCTCGTTAAAAAATTAAGAGTTATTTGTATTGATTTACCCGGATACGGATATTCTGAATTTGTGGAGGGGCTTCAATTCGACGATTTTTCAAATATTCTCATCGAACTGATAGATTATTTGAAAATACAGAAATGTTCTTTAATGGGTTTTTGTCTTGGGTCGACAATTATTCTGAATTTTTATCAAAAATTCCCTGAGCGTGTCAAATTCTTAATTTTAATCGAGCCCATTCTGAAATTTCCAAAAATTCTCATTCCTCTTCTAATACCGAGATTTGGAGTTTCCGTCTTTAAATATGTGGCAAGACATCGACTCATTTTTTCTTTGATCGGTTCACAATTAATTGGGGCAGATAAAAGCCTTAATACACATATTTTTAATGGCATAGGCAGAAATGATCCCAAAATATCAAAACTGTATTTGCAGTTGCTGTTCAAAAAAAATAATCATTATGATTTTCATACGCTTAATTTTGATACACAAAAAAATTGCATTTGCATTTTAGGTGAAAATACCATTCTTCTCTTTAAAAAAAATGCAGCTTACTTATTAAATCATTTCAACATCCAGAATTGTTTTGTACTTAATGGTACCAGGCATTTTGCGCTGATTGAACAACCTGTTGAGAT
- the arfB gene encoding aminoacyl-tRNA hydrolase has protein sequence MESKPHYAMLSDILKGRDLSPEFTFTASRSSGPGGQHVNKVSTKVELRFNVIESALLTAEEKEIILTKLANKINSVGELILVAQSDRSQLKNKEKVIEKLYTLLSKALTPVKKRKPTKPSRAAKEKRLEDKRIRAEKKERRKK, from the coding sequence TTGGAGTCCAAGCCCCATTATGCCATGCTGAGTGATATCCTCAAAGGCCGGGATCTTTCCCCGGAATTCACCTTCACTGCTTCCCGAAGCAGCGGGCCAGGCGGCCAGCATGTCAATAAGGTCAGCACCAAGGTCGAACTGAGGTTTAATGTAATTGAATCTGCCCTTCTTACTGCAGAAGAAAAGGAAATTATTCTCACAAAGCTGGCCAATAAGATCAATTCAGTGGGTGAACTGATCCTGGTGGCTCAAAGCGATCGTTCCCAACTAAAGAACAAGGAAAAGGTGATTGAAAAATTATATACTCTTCTATCTAAAGCGCTTACCCCGGTTAAGAAGCGAAAACCCACTAAACCATCCCGGGCAGCTAAAGAGAAAAGGTTGGAAGATAAACGGATCAGGGCTGAAAAAAAAGAACGCAGAAAGAAGTAA